Genomic segment of Prochlorococcus marinus CUG1417:
TTATTAATTTGGGAAATATTCCAAATCTTTATTCTATTAGGTTCTCATCCTTACACTCAATTAGGGTATTTTGCAAAGTTGGATATAAGCTAATCATATTTATATATTGTTTTGATTTTCTGTAGGATTTTGCAGCCTTTTTGTAATGAACTTCAGATTTCATTTCTAGTGATAATTTTCTAGAAGACTCTTGAGAAGTAGTCATAATATTAGATGTCTCATCTCATATTTAATAATTGTTTGAGAATGAGGCAATAAATAGGATGGTTTAATGAAACAAAACATCGTTTAATGTCAGCAAAATGAAATTTATTAAAATTATTTGAATTGGAAAATAATGGTTTATTTTATGAAACTTATATCTCTAAGAATAATTTTTCTTCATTAAATCTACCTTCTTTGCTGTTGGATTGCCTTATAAAGATTTTTTGTTTAATAATTACTAGGATTACTAACCTTTACAATTTTGTTATTAATTCAACTGTTTGGTGAAATATAAAGTATTCTCAAAACGTTTAAGCTAATCAATTCCTAAATGCAAACCTATGGAAATCCAGATACTACCTATGGATGGTGGGCTGGTAATTCAGGTGTAGCGAATCGCTCAGGAAAATTCATTGCTGCTCATGTAGCTCATGCAGGATTAATTGTTTTCTGGGCGGGTGCATTCACCCTTTTTGAACTTTCACGATTTGACCCAAGCGTCCCAATGGGTCATCAACCTCTAATCGTTCTTCCTCATTTAGCAACTCTTGGAATAGGGTTCGATGCTAATGGCGTTGCTATGGGAGATACTAAACCTGTTCTAGCGATAGCAATAGTTCACTTAGTCTCTTCTATGGTTTTAGCAGCAGGGGGACTTTTACATTCTTTACTTCTTCCTGGAAATCTTGAAGATTCAGACGTGGCAAGAGCTAGAAAATTCAATATTGAATGGGATAATCCTGACAAATTGACATTTATTCTTGGTCACCATCTAATTATTCTTGGTTTCGCAGTTATTGCTTTTGTTGAATGGGCAAGAGTGCATGGAATTTATGATCCAGCTATTGGTTCTGTAAGACAGGTTGAGTATGAATTAAATTTGGCCAAAATTTGGAATCACCAGACAGACTTTTTGACTATTGATAGTCTTGAAGAAGTAATGGGAGGTCATGCTTTCCTTGCTTTCGTTGAGATTACTGGTGGTGCTTGGCATATTGCTACTAAGCAAGTTGGTGAATATACCAAATTCAAAGGTAAAGGTCTTCTCTCCGCAGAAGCTGTCCTCTCATGGTCATTAGCTGGAATAGGCTGGATGGCTATTATTGCAGCCTTCTGGAGTGCAGCTAACACAACAGTTTATCCAACTGAATTCTTTGGTGAACCACTTGAATTGAAATTTAGTATTTCTCCTTATTGGGTTGATACTGTTGATCTTCCTGATGGTGAGTACACTTCAAGGGCGTGGTTAGCTAATGTTCATTACTACTTCGGATTCTTCTTTATTCAAGGCCATCTATGGCACGCTTTAAGAGCACTAGGCTTTGACTTCAAGAGAGTTACAAATGCTATCAGTAATATTGATAGTGCAACAGTTACTCTTAAAGATTAATTCTTAAATTTAATTACTCATATCAAAAGGCTCCTCTTTAAGGGGCCTTTTTTATTTGAAAAATTTTGTTTATTAATTTAGATTTAGAACTATATGTTTTTGAAATCATTGAATATTTTTTCTTTACAGAATAAAGATATTTTTTCAAATTCTCTTTTAATAAGTTTTTTTGGATTATTAATAATATTTTTTTTGTTGATTTTTGGGAGGAAATTTAAACTTGCTGTACAACTTGAGAGGTTTGGCTTGCCGATAGCAGTTATATCAGGAATTTTAGGGATATCTATAGGCCCATTTGGAGCGATACACTTTTTGCCAAAAGAAACAATCAATGTATGGAGTAATTTTCCTACTCCTCTTTTATCATTAGTCTTCGCAACTTTAATGATGGGACGACCTATCCCTAATATAAATGGTTTAGTTAAACCAATTTTTAATCAATTTCTATTAGCTCTTTCCTTAGGTTTTGGACAGTTTTTTGTTGGCGGGTTAGTTGTTAGATATTTTCTGCCTCCGTCTATGGATACAAATCCTCTAATGGGATGTTTAATAGAGGTGGGTTTTGAGGGCGGTCATGGCGCTGCAACTATAATCGGCGAAAGTTTAAATAAACTAG
This window contains:
- a CDS encoding chlorophyll a/b binding light-harvesting protein, coding for MQTYGNPDTTYGWWAGNSGVANRSGKFIAAHVAHAGLIVFWAGAFTLFELSRFDPSVPMGHQPLIVLPHLATLGIGFDANGVAMGDTKPVLAIAIVHLVSSMVLAAGGLLHSLLLPGNLEDSDVARARKFNIEWDNPDKLTFILGHHLIILGFAVIAFVEWARVHGIYDPAIGSVRQVEYELNLAKIWNHQTDFLTIDSLEEVMGGHAFLAFVEITGGAWHIATKQVGEYTKFKGKGLLSAEAVLSWSLAGIGWMAIIAAFWSAANTTVYPTEFFGEPLELKFSISPYWVDTVDLPDGEYTSRAWLANVHYYFGFFFIQGHLWHALRALGFDFKRVTNAISNIDSATVTLKD